A segment of the Longimicrobiales bacterium genome:
CGCCACCATGCCGGGGCCCAGCGTCGTGAAGAGTGCAACCCCGGTGACGCAAATCATCACGTAAAACGCCAGGAAACGCTTCCGCAGGCCGGCCCTGTCGGCAATCGCGCCCAACACCGGAGAAGTCACGGCCACAATCAAAGCAGAGAGCGAGACGGCTCGGCCCCACCACCAGTCGCCCATGCTGTCCGCGTTGCCGACCACGGTCTCGATGTAGAACACCTGGAAGACGACGCTGATGACGACGGCCGGGTAGACCGAATTGGCAAAATCGAAGAGCGCCCAGGCGCCGACCTGCTTCTTGTTCAAGCGAGCTCCCGCTCAGAGGGTCATGGGTCGCTCGACTCTAGCGACCGGTCACACCGCGTACCAGAGGACCGCGAAGAAATGACAGACCGAACCTGCCAGCACGAAGAGGTGCCAAATCAGGTGGCTGTATGGCAGCTGCTTCGCGAGATAGAAGCCTGCTCCGGCGGTATAGAATAGGCCACCGGCCACCAGCCAAAGCAGGCCTTCGACCGGCATATTGGCCATCACCGGCCGAACCGCGATGACCACCAGCCAACCCATGACCACGTACATAGCAGTCGACAGCCGAGGATAACCCGCACCGGCTTTGAGCTTCGTGCCAATTCCGATGACCGCGGCGCCCCAAACGATTCCGAACAGGGTCCATCCCCAGGCCCCGGCCAAAACCCCCAGAGTGAAGGGCGTGTAGGTACCTGCGATGAGCAGATAGATCGCCGAGTGGTCGAAAATCTGCAGGCGATCCTTCACGGGACCGACAGGGGTCGCGTGCAACCACGTGGAGGCGAGATACAGCAGGATCATCGACGCACCAAAGACGCTGCTCGCAACGATGTCGGCCGGGCCTCCATTGCGAACTGCAGCTACCACAAGAATCGGCGTCGCGGCCAAGGCCCCGAGTAGGCCAATCCCATGGCTCACGGCATTCGCGACCTCTTCCCGTTGGCTCTGAGGTGCCCCCTGAATCAACACTGCGGCCCTGCGATTCGTCATGTTGTCTTCTCGGCTTCTCAGCGATTAGGACTCCACCAATTTGTGCAGGTTGCGCCCCTCCCGCACCGCAGCGAATCTGACCACGTCATCCTACACCTGAACACCTAAAACCACTTCTCATGAATCGACTCGCCGGAAAACGCGTCCTCATTACAGGTGCCTCCGCCGGAATCGGCGAGGCCTGCGCTCGGTCCCTTGCTTCGCACGGAGCTCACCTCCTTCTCTCGGCGAGACGCCTCGAGAAGGTCGAAGCCCTCGCGACCGCGTTGAGAGAGGAATACGGCGTTGAAGCCCATGCGGCCGCCGTGGACGTCGCCGACAAGCAGGTCGTCACGGATTACGTGGCCAACCTCGTGTCAGAAGGCCTCGTCCCCGACGTTCTTATCAACAACGCTGGGAAAGCCCGCGGCTTCGACAAGTTGCACGAGGGATCGCTGGACGACTGGGACGACATGATCGACACAAACGTAAAAGGACTCCTCTATATGTCCCGCGCGATCATCCCCCTCATGGTGGAACGCGACTCCGGCCACATCATCAACATCGGGAGCATTGCCGGGAGATGGGTCTACCCAAAGGGCGCAGTCTACAATGCGACGAAGTTCGCGGTCTGGGCTCTGAACGAAGGCATGAACATCGACCTCGCTGGGACGGCACTCCGCGTTTCGAGCGTGGACCCCGGCCTTACGGAGACGGAGTTCAGCGAGGTGCGTTTCGACGGAGACACGGCGCGGGCGAGCAGTGTGTACTCGGACACCAAACCTCTTGCTGCCGAGGACATCGCTGACGCCGTCTATTACGTCGCCAACACTCCGGCACACGTCGACGTGATCAATCTCGTGATCATGCCGACGGTCCAGCGGCACGCGATGATTCTGCAGCGGGACGGCTGACCGAGGACTCTTCTCAGCGGGGTTAGCTTCTCGCGATGAAATCGCAGTCTTCCCCCTATGTGGTGGTCTTCACGCTCTGGCTGCTCGTCTTCTCATCGGCGGGCCAGACGATGATCATCTCGCCGATTCTTCCTCAGATCGGCGACGACCTCTCCATTGCGGACGCGGTGCTCGGCACCCTCGTGACGGCGTACTCTCTGATGGTCGGGCTGTTCGCGATTCTCTCGGGCCCCATATCCGACAAGTTTGGACGGCGCCGCATTCTTCTCATCGGGTGCGGCACGATGGCCGTCGCGCTCGGCCTCCATGCCTTCGTAGACAGTTACATCACGTTCCTGGCTGTTCGGGTCTTCGCGGGTATGGCGGGCGGTATGCTGAGCGGGGCAGCGGTCTCTTACATCGGGGACTATTTTCCATACGACCGGCGTGGCTGGGCCACGGGTTGGGTCATGAGTGGGGCAGCCTTCGGACAGATCTTCGGCATCCCGATGGGAATCCTCATGGCGGATCGGTGGGGCTTCCGGGCGCCGTTCTATCTGTTCGGCGTCACGATGGCTCTCACCGTCTTTCTCATCTACTTCCGGATCCCCCAGCCGGACGTACCCCGATCCGAAAACCCTCTGACCGTCCGCAAAGCCGCTTCTGACTATTGGGCCATGCTCCGTCGCCCTGAAGTGGCTTGGGCAGCGGTCGCGTACTTCGTCATGTTCTTCGGTGTGGCGGTCTTCGTGATCTATCTGCCCACTTGGCTGGAGCGGGAAATCGGGGCCACCGGCAACCAGATCGCTCTGATGTTTCTGGTCGGGGGAATCGCCAACGTTCTGACGGGGCCTCAGATCGGAAAGCTGTCAGACAAGATCGGTCGAAAGAGGATCATCTTGCTGGCCTGTGTCGGTCTTTCCGTCCTGACGCTCCTCACGGTCAAGATCGTGACCACGGTGCTGGCCGCCTACGTGTTCTTCTTCTTCACGATGGTCCTCGTAGCCATGCGGATCAGCCCGTTCTCGGCGCTCCTGACCGCCCTAGTAGAAGACGAACGTCGCGGCTCGCTCATGAGTCTTGCCGTGGCCCTCGGCCAACTCGGCTTCGCCCTTGGAGGTGCCGTGTCCGGTCCCATCTTCGCGAAGGTCGGGTTCGGTGCCAATACGGCGATCGGGGCGGTCTTTGTCCTCGCGATGGGCCTGGTGGTGTGGTTCTTCATTCCCGAGCCCCCGCCAACACAGAACCGCTTAGCACGGGGCTGACCAACACCCTGCCCCTGTCGCGGCCCTACGGTCTCCTTATCTTTTTCGGCCCCAGACATTTCTTAAGCGCCCTCGTTCGAGGACCCTGTGAGCCCCGACCCTGCCAAGACATACCGCGTCCTCCTCGTAGAGGACGCCTTCGACCAGGCTCTGCTGGTGAAAGCGTTCTTGTCGAGCACGGGCGACTACGAGGTTACGCACAGCCAAGACGGCGATCACGCGGTCGAACTCCTGCACTCACAGGAGTGGGACATCGTCATCACCGACCTCGATCTGCCGGGCACGGACGGATTCGAGGTGATTCGCCGGGCGCGCGCGAAGAGTGTAGACCTTCCGGTGCTGGCCACAACGGGGTACACGGGTTCGGAGTTCCACGAGCAGGCGCATCGTGACGGTGCGAACGACCTCCTTACGAAGCCGCTCGACAAGGAAGAATTCCTGACGCACGTCGCAGTCCTCGTCGGCTCATCCGATCCCGAGGTTGCAGCATCAACGGCGATCCTAGCGATCGGCGGGCTGGCCGGTGACGTCGAGATAGCGTGCGGCGGCACCTTGATGCAGGTGGCGTCACGGGGGCAGACGGCAGTCGTCGTTCCGCTCTGCAACGATGAACTCGATGCGCAGGGACTCGGCCTGAAAGCGTCCAAACAAGCGTGCGATTCGATGGAGGGCCAACTCGTCATCGACAAAGCGGCGTTGGACGATGGCCATCCGGCTCGTATCGAGGCGCTCCGAGTGGCCCAGTCCGTGACGGGCCCCGTTGAGCGTGTGCCTGAGTATCAGACTACCACCACTGGACTCGACCTTAAGCCGACTCATTTCGTAAAAATCGGACGGCAGATGGCGCTCAAGAATAAAGCATTGGCGACCTTCGGAGTCGCCGTATCCGGCCGTATGGACCGTACGCCCGTCATGTCAGAGGCGTACGCCCGGTACTGGGGGCGCTACCAGCAGTTCATGGAAGTCGAAGCCTTCGAAATCATCAAAGGGAAGATCTAGAGCGTGCTCGAATTCGAACGCGACATCGTCGAGATTCAAGGACAAATCGACAAACTCAACGACCTGGCGGCCCGCAAAGGCATCGACGTTTCGGACGAGGTGGTTGTGCTTCAGCGCAAGCTGAGTGATCTGCGAATCGACACGTACGCGAACCTCGTGCCCATGGACCAGGTGTTGGTCGCTCGTCACCCCAAACGCCCCTACACGCTGGACTACATTGGCCGGGCGTTTACAGACTGGATCGAGCTCCACGGAGATCGGTCCTTTCGGGACGACGAGGCCATCGTGGGTGGCTGGGCCCGACTGAAAGGCCGCACGGTGATGATCATTGGGCAACAGAAGGGCCGGGACATGAAGGCCAACCTGAAGCGCAACTTCGGCATGCCCCACCCCGAGGGGTATCGGAAGGCGCTCCGACTCATGCGTCAGGCTGAGAAGTTCGGACGGCCGATCGTCACCTTCATCGACACACCCGGAGCCTACCCGGGCATCGGTTCGGAAGAACGGGGAATCGGTGAGGCCATCGCATTCAACCTCCGCGAAATGTCTCGACTGAGAGTGCCTATAGTTTCGGCAGTCCTGGGAGAAGGAATGTCGGGTGGGGCCCTCGGCATCGGTGTGACGGATCGCATCTTGATGATGGAGCATTCCATCTACTCCGTGATTTCTCCAGAAGGGTGCGCAGCGATCCTATGGCGCTCTGCGGAGCACCGTAAAAAGGCCGCAACCGCTCTGCGCCTAACCGCCACAGACCTTGTGGAAGCCGGCGTATGTGACGAGATCGTCGCTGAACCTGCTGGCGGCGCTCATTCGGACTGGGACACAGCGGCGTCCAATTTGGAGGGAGCCCTCGATCGCCACATCGGAGAGTTGAGCGAGTTGTCCACCGACGCCTTGCTCGAGGCCCGCTGGGCGAAGTACGAGGGCATCGGCTCCTTCAGGGAAGCCTAGGGGCCGCGACCATGACCGGCTTCGCAGAGATCAGCTTCAAGGGCACGCGTAAGGAGTACTACGCATACAGCTCATTGGAGCTGCTTCCCGGCCAACACGTCATTGTCGAAGCCGACCGCGGTGAAGACCTCGGAGAGGTGACCGCCACCGGCGCGATCGCCGAGCGGAAGTGTTCTTCTTCGAACGGCGGTTGTGCCACGCCGGCTCCGGAGAAGAAGGTCATGCGCCTTGCGCGAAAGGACGAAGTGTCGCGAGCTGGGGCTCTACGCTCGGACGAGGACCGTGTGCGGGCGGAAACGCGCAAGCTGGTCACCAAGCATAAGCTCAAAATGAAGGTGACAGAGGCGGAATGGCAGTTCGATCGCAACAAGCTGATCATCTACTTCACCGCCGAGAAAAGAGTCGATTTCCGCGAACTGGTCCGAGACCTCGCTCGCAGCTTTCGCGCCCGCATAGAGCTCAAACAAATCGGGGTTCGAGACGAAGCCGCCTTGCTGGGCGGAGTCGGCCGGTGCGGTCGCGAGTTATGCTGCTCCACGTGGCTCCCGGAACTGAAGCCAGTGAGTCTCCAGTTGGCAAAGGACCAGCGGCTCTCGCTGAACCCGTCCCAGATCAGTGGCTGCTGCGGTCGACTCATGTGCTGCTTGATGTACGAGCACCGCACCTACGTGGAAGCCAGGCGGCGCTTCCCCCGAGAGGGAAAGAAGATCCGCACGGGCCAGGGAGAGGAACGTGTCATCCACATCGACATCTGGCGTGACACCGTCTCGCTTCGAGACGAAGAAGGCGAACGCCGCATAATCACCCTTGACGAGCTGAAAGCCGAACTCGGCCATAGACCGAAGGACCCATCGTGACCGAGCAGAACCGCCGCTATCTCACGACGCCGATCTACTATGCGTCGGGGGATCCCCACATCGGACACGCGTACACGACCATCCTTGCGGATGTGCTCGCGCGTTTCTCGCGGCAGAACGGCGCCGATGTGTTGTTCCTCACAGGGACAGACGAGCACGGTCCCAAGATCCAGGACGAGGCAGCACAGCGCGAGATGACTCCGCTCGAGTTGTGCGACATCATGGCCGCGGGTTTCTCTGCAGCCTGGGATCGGCTCGACATCTCCCACGATCGGTTCATCCGAACCACCGAAGACGGGCACAAGGCGGTCGTGACCGCCTTCCTCGAGCGCCTGTGGGAACGCGGACAGATCTACGAGGGCCAATACAGCGGCTGGTACTGCATCCATGAGGAACGGTACTGGACTGAGAAGGACCTCGGCCCCGAGAATGCCTGCCCCGATTGTGGTCGGCCAACTCAGTATCTCGAGGAGAAGAACTACTTCTTCAAGATGAGCGAGTACCAGGAGCGCTTGCTCGCGCATATCGAGGCGAACCCGGAGTGGATCGTTCCTGAAGAGCGAAAGAACGAGATCGTGGGATTCCTCCAACAGCCGCTGGGGGATCTCTCTATCTCCCGCCCAAAGTCGCGGGTGGGATGGGGTATCACGCTCCCGTTCGACGATGAGCACGTCGCCTACGTCTGGGTAGACGCGCTCATCAATTACCTGACGGCATCCGGCGCTATCGATCCGAGTGCCGCACCCGACGAGCGGGGCTTCGACGACGTGGCCGAGTCATGGTGGCCCTGTGACCTGCACCTAGTCGGGAAAGACATCATCACCACCCACGCTGTGTACTGGCCTACGCTACTCATGGGGGTGGGACTCCCGGTGCCCAGGCAGATCCTCGCCCATGGCTGGTGGGTCGTCGGGGACACCAAAATGTCCAAGTCGCTAGGAAACGTGATTGACCCGATGGCACTCACCGACGAGTTCGGCTCTGATGCGGTCCGGTGGTATTTGCTCAGAGAAATGCCAACCGGGTCGGACGCATCGTACACGCCGGAGCGCTTCATGACGCGCTACGAGGAGCTCCAGAAGGTTCTCGGAAACCTGGCGTCCCGCGTGATATCCATGATCGGCAAGTACCGAAATGGGGTCGTCCCAGAGGCTGCAGGAGATGGGATGGCGAAAGAGACCGCTCAAACGTTTCAGGCCGCACGTGACGCGATGGCTCGCTACAAAGTCCATGACGCGTTGAGTGCAGCCATGGAACTCGCCCGCTCTGCCAACGGATACGTGGACGAACGCCAGCCGTGGTCGCAGGCCAAGGATCCAGCAGCGTCCGGGGACCTAGACGAAACGCTCGCGACGCTGGCTCATGTCCTCGTAGCCCTATGCGCGCTCTTTCAGCCGGTCGCACCTGAACAAATGTCGAAATTGGCCCGTAGACTTGGTCTAGATGGGATCCCGACACTCGACGAAGCGCTCGCGATTCGGATGGCGGGAGCCACGGTGGAAAAGGGAGAGGGGCTTTTCCCTCGGATCGAGCCCTCTTGGGCGAAGGATCAAACTTGACGGTGTATTTGTGACCCTTCTACCTTTCCTTCCTGTAGACTCCCAGCACGACCTGTACTTGTGACCCGTTACCCAGGCGCTAGATGACCGGAGATCGTTGGACCTTCCTCGTCGTTCGCGGCGAAGGCAGTCCTGTCCGGCAGTACTCACTCTCATCGCGTGTGCTTCGCTGGGCAATCGGCGGGAGTGCTGTGATGGCGTTGGTATTGGTAGGGGCGGCGTTCACGGTCCTTTTCGATGGGTATACGCGGCTCAGTGCCCGTAATCTCGAAACGCGTAATGAATCGCTTCGCGCGGAGCTTCAGCGGTTCCAGAGTCGGGTAGACGGTCTTGAGTCCACGCTCGGCGCGGTGGCAGACAACGACGCACGCTTCCGTAGCATCGCGGGCCTCGAATCGATTGACCCGGAAGTCATGCAGGCTGGTGTCGGCGGTCCGGGACTCGGCACACCCGAGACCTACCCGCTCTGGTCGGTCGACTCGACGGCATCGAAGACGGCCTTCGCGGTCTCGTACGACCTCAACGCCCTCGAGCGACGTGCCAAACTCCTCTCCGAGAGCCTCTCGGAAGCCACGGACTCGGTACTGGCGCATCGCGACTTGCTGGAATCGACACCGTCGATCCTGCCCACGGCGGGTTGGATCAGCAGCAGCTATTCCGAATCTCGCATGCATCCCATCCATAACCGGCCGCTCCCGCATCCGGGCCTGGACATTTCAGCAATCAAGGGCACATCGATCTTGGCTGCCGCGAAGGGTCGCGTGATCCGTTCTGGATGGGTCGTGGGTTACGGACTCACGATCGAGATCGACCACGGATACGGGTATACGACGCTCTACGGTCATTCTTCGCAGCTCGTGGCCCAGCGCGGCCAGGAAGTAAGGCGTGGCGACATAATCGCTCAGGTCGGCAGCACAGGGATCGCGACCTCGGCACACCTCCATTACGAGGTGCACATGAACGGTGTCGCTCAGAACCCGGCGAACTTCATCCTACCAGATCAGGTACGAAACTGATCGACCTGACACGGCTCGCAGTCCTAAGGCGCCCTCGGGCGCCTTTTCTTTTGCCCGTCACCCACCTACTCAGATGATTCGTATCCTGACCTTCACGTTTCTCCTGGGCTCACTGCCCAGTGGGGCGACGGCTCAGGACGCCTCACCGTTTCGACCCGACTCAGTGGTTCAAGCCCCGGGCGGGCCCACGATCGTCATGGTGACAGTGAACCCGGGAGGCACCGCGGCACTGCGCTTATCCGTGCCACTCACAGAGAACGCAGCTGAGGCGGGAGCAGGGTTGGTTCTGGCTCGCCTGGCGTTGAATCGAATGGGCGGCCCCGCGCGCCAGATCGGTGCCCGCGTCCACGCGGAACGCACCCCTTGGGGCATTGCGTATCGAGTGGAAGGCGCAGAAGCGGACATCGAATACCTGACATACCTGCTGAGGTTGGCCGCACAAGAACCGGCATCCGAGCCACATGTCCGTGCAGCGATAAGAGACGAGCTCGCGTCGGACCTCAAGGCTCGAGCAGAGGCCCCGCTCGAGCGGATTCTCAGCGACCTGGTCACCGATGCTGCCCCCGCGGAAATCTCAACTGGCGGGACACTGGAGACACTCGCCGAGCTCAGAGCCGCCCGTCTTCAAGAGGTATGGAGTCGCAGCCATCGTTCCGCACGAATGTCCGTGGTCGCAGTGACGGGGCTAGATTCAGAGGTACTCCTCGCCGGCCTGGATCGGCTGGGAGCGACGGGCGACACTGCGCGTTCCTTGGGCAGCCCCCCGGCTCCCCAAGCGTCCGAAATTCCGGTTCCGGCGGCTCTACGAACCTGGCACGGCCTGGCTTGGACCGACGGCTCTAAGCTCGACCCTCATGCCGAGGTACTCGCGACGCTCATGACCGGCCACCTAGAAGCTGGCGCTTCCGAGACAGAAATGACGGTGCGTCGGCGGCAACTCTCCGACCGTTCGATGCTCGTACTAGCTGGCGGGGCCTACGCCAGAAACTCGGCAGGGATGCGAACACGTCTCCTGGATCTTCTCCCAGCCGTCAGGGCATCGATCGACGGTCCGTCCGTGACGGCCGCACGCATGCAGGTCGCACTCGCGCTCGCTCGGGCAGCAGGCGACAGCGGTGGCCTCGCCGAGCACATCGGCTGGGGCTTCGAGGCCACCGGAAACCCCTTCGCTGCGGTAGCCCACTACGACGCACTGAGTGCGGTGACAGCGAGAAGCCTGACCGAGTACATCGACACGCTGACAGGCCCCCTGACGGCATCGGTGACCCGATGAATCGCCGTCGGCCCTTCGTGTGCGCGACCTGGGCGGCCCTGGCCATCCTGATCGGGAGCTCCGCTGGGCACGCCCAACTCACGACGTATGCCGCGACAGCGACACGTGGCGTCGAAAGAGCCACCGTCGTGGCGGGCACGGTCCTCCTACCGGCCGGCTCTCGCCACGATGGAGCGACGACTGCAGGATCCGCGTGGCTCGCCGGGCACAGCATCGCAAGCCACGCGAACGCGACGCTGGCCGGATCTGGGGCGACTGTGTCGGTATCCGTCGCACGTTCCACGACCGCGTTCACCCTTACGGCGGTGCCGGAGTCCTGGGCAACCGCGTGGGCGACACTCGACACCTTGATCTTCGATGCGCCCATCGACCCCGCCACCTTCGATGTAGAGCGGCGACTGGCTACCACTCAACTGGCATTTCGGGTCGGCTC
Coding sequences within it:
- the metG gene encoding methionine--tRNA ligase; translation: MTEQNRRYLTTPIYYASGDPHIGHAYTTILADVLARFSRQNGADVLFLTGTDEHGPKIQDEAAQREMTPLELCDIMAAGFSAAWDRLDISHDRFIRTTEDGHKAVVTAFLERLWERGQIYEGQYSGWYCIHEERYWTEKDLGPENACPDCGRPTQYLEEKNYFFKMSEYQERLLAHIEANPEWIVPEERKNEIVGFLQQPLGDLSISRPKSRVGWGITLPFDDEHVAYVWVDALINYLTASGAIDPSAAPDERGFDDVAESWWPCDLHLVGKDIITTHAVYWPTLLMGVGLPVPRQILAHGWWVVGDTKMSKSLGNVIDPMALTDEFGSDAVRWYLLREMPTGSDASYTPERFMTRYEELQKVLGNLASRVISMIGKYRNGVVPEAAGDGMAKETAQTFQAARDAMARYKVHDALSAAMELARSANGYVDERQPWSQAKDPAASGDLDETLATLAHVLVALCALFQPVAPEQMSKLARRLGLDGIPTLDEALAIRMAGATVEKGEGLFPRIEPSWAKDQT
- a CDS encoding SDR family NAD(P)-dependent oxidoreductase, producing MNRLAGKRVLITGASAGIGEACARSLASHGAHLLLSARRLEKVEALATALREEYGVEAHAAAVDVADKQVVTDYVANLVSEGLVPDVLINNAGKARGFDKLHEGSLDDWDDMIDTNVKGLLYMSRAIIPLMVERDSGHIINIGSIAGRWVYPKGAVYNATKFAVWALNEGMNIDLAGTALRVSSVDPGLTETEFSEVRFDGDTARASSVYSDTKPLAAEDIADAVYYVANTPAHVDVINLVIMPTVQRHAMILQRDG
- the ricT gene encoding regulatory iron-sulfur-containing complex subunit RicT — its product is MTGFAEISFKGTRKEYYAYSSLELLPGQHVIVEADRGEDLGEVTATGAIAERKCSSSNGGCATPAPEKKVMRLARKDEVSRAGALRSDEDRVRAETRKLVTKHKLKMKVTEAEWQFDRNKLIIYFTAEKRVDFRELVRDLARSFRARIELKQIGVRDEAALLGGVGRCGRELCCSTWLPELKPVSLQLAKDQRLSLNPSQISGCCGRLMCCLMYEHRTYVEARRRFPREGKKIRTGQGEERVIHIDIWRDTVSLRDEEGERRIITLDELKAELGHRPKDPS
- a CDS encoding hemolysin III family protein, which codes for MTNRRAAVLIQGAPQSQREEVANAVSHGIGLLGALAATPILVVAAVRNGGPADIVASSVFGASMILLYLASTWLHATPVGPVKDRLQIFDHSAIYLLIAGTYTPFTLGVLAGAWGWTLFGIVWGAAVIGIGTKLKAGAGYPRLSTAMYVVMGWLVVIAVRPVMANMPVEGLLWLVAGGLFYTAGAGFYLAKQLPYSHLIWHLFVLAGSVCHFFAVLWYAV
- a CDS encoding acetyl-CoA carboxylase carboxyltransferase subunit alpha, producing the protein MLEFERDIVEIQGQIDKLNDLAARKGIDVSDEVVVLQRKLSDLRIDTYANLVPMDQVLVARHPKRPYTLDYIGRAFTDWIELHGDRSFRDDEAIVGGWARLKGRTVMIIGQQKGRDMKANLKRNFGMPHPEGYRKALRLMRQAEKFGRPIVTFIDTPGAYPGIGSEERGIGEAIAFNLREMSRLRVPIVSAVLGEGMSGGALGIGVTDRILMMEHSIYSVISPEGCAAILWRSAEHRKKAATALRLTATDLVEAGVCDEIVAEPAGGAHSDWDTAASNLEGALDRHIGELSELSTDALLEARWAKYEGIGSFREA
- a CDS encoding M23 family metallopeptidase, which encodes MTGDRWTFLVVRGEGSPVRQYSLSSRVLRWAIGGSAVMALVLVGAAFTVLFDGYTRLSARNLETRNESLRAELQRFQSRVDGLESTLGAVADNDARFRSIAGLESIDPEVMQAGVGGPGLGTPETYPLWSVDSTASKTAFAVSYDLNALERRAKLLSESLSEATDSVLAHRDLLESTPSILPTAGWISSSYSESRMHPIHNRPLPHPGLDISAIKGTSILAAAKGRVIRSGWVVGYGLTIEIDHGYGYTTLYGHSSQLVAQRGQEVRRGDIIAQVGSTGIATSAHLHYEVHMNGVAQNPANFILPDQVRN
- a CDS encoding MFS transporter; the protein is MKSQSSPYVVVFTLWLLVFSSAGQTMIISPILPQIGDDLSIADAVLGTLVTAYSLMVGLFAILSGPISDKFGRRRILLIGCGTMAVALGLHAFVDSYITFLAVRVFAGMAGGMLSGAAVSYIGDYFPYDRRGWATGWVMSGAAFGQIFGIPMGILMADRWGFRAPFYLFGVTMALTVFLIYFRIPQPDVPRSENPLTVRKAASDYWAMLRRPEVAWAAVAYFVMFFGVAVFVIYLPTWLEREIGATGNQIALMFLVGGIANVLTGPQIGKLSDKIGRKRIILLACVGLSVLTLLTVKIVTTVLAAYVFFFFTMVLVAMRISPFSALLTALVEDERRGSLMSLAVALGQLGFALGGAVSGPIFAKVGFGANTAIGAVFVLAMGLVVWFFIPEPPPTQNRLARG
- a CDS encoding response regulator, with the protein product MSPDPAKTYRVLLVEDAFDQALLVKAFLSSTGDYEVTHSQDGDHAVELLHSQEWDIVITDLDLPGTDGFEVIRRARAKSVDLPVLATTGYTGSEFHEQAHRDGANDLLTKPLDKEEFLTHVAVLVGSSDPEVAASTAILAIGGLAGDVEIACGGTLMQVASRGQTAVVVPLCNDELDAQGLGLKASKQACDSMEGQLVIDKAALDDGHPARIEALRVAQSVTGPVERVPEYQTTTTGLDLKPTHFVKIGRQMALKNKALATFGVAVSGRMDRTPVMSEAYARYWGRYQQFMEVEAFEIIKGKI